AACTCCTATAAACAACATATTCATAAGTAAACTTAGAATGTAAATAAAActaaaaagtaaatcaaaaaattaaattacCAGAAGAAACAAACTTACCACTTTCGAAATCCCTGAAAAAGAACGTGTTTGTAATCTCACAGCATCGTTCTAATATAACTTAAACTATTTGATTTCTATGAGTTCTATGTTTTATAAAATATAAACGTCGCCAAGGATATCTTCGGACCCTTTCTCTAACAATAGGGGGAGGTACCCAAACACCATGTTGAACTCATACAGCCTACCTCTTAGAGCGACAGAATTAACTCGCAATGCACATGGAATATGCAATCACTAGCTGGTTGTCTAAAATTTTGAAACTCAAATTCTCTATTCTGCTCAGAGTCCAATCCACTCGCCGGGGGTATTGGTTGATCCTCTGActcttctgttttctttttctttttttcttttgcattttgaagaaaaaattaataCACCAACAATTTGGAAATAAATAACCAGGGATCAAAAACATTTTTGTTCtaaatttttttgataaaaataaagataGAAGGTTCGAAGAGGAATGATATGAAGTGTGCTTATTTATAGGCGGGATAGATTCAAGCATTGACAGCGATATtaatacagtagaaactctatgAATTAATGTTCTCAggaccatcaaaatttattaaataaGGGAGATATTAATTAACagataaattaatacttattaatttatagataaatttcatatcaaataattaATTTCTATATAAACAAAATACCATATCATATATTTTAAATTTCCTATAGATATACAATATCATACTactaacaaataaaaaatattttatataaataaaatctaaaatcatACTACTAACACAGACAAATCATACACTCAAATATGACTTCTCATTTTAAAGGTGTCAAAAATCAACAATGGCCGATGAAATTCGTAGAGCattattcaagcacaacaaggataatccaacaacaccaaaaattataataataagaaaaattagaaatgaaattcaattgatattgattttaacaaaaaaacggaagacaattaaatcatttttcaaaaagtcttTGTAAATCATTAACGTATCTAACATATATataatgcattattaatttatatttcatatgtggtctacataggtaatcaaaaaagtattatcttataattttagcgaattattaatttggcacgttgttTCCGACTTGGGACCGgccaaaatattatttaagagagtttattaaataatcgagtattaattaaaaaGGTTTGAACTATATGTCTTAACGATATAAAGTATAAACTACATCACCAGCAATGAAAACACTGTCACTGGTGATTTACATCAGATCGTTGGATAATAACTCTATTACTTAATTCATTTTTGGTAGTGGCGCACCTAATTTGTCATGCCACAGGACATAGTAAGTGGAAAAATTAGCCATTGTAGATAAAACCGGCCTTATAAATGAAACAACTTTTTTTGTTCCTTTCTGAAATTGAAGGCACACATGATACAACAATCGATGTCCCATTAGTTTCTTCTTAAACACAGAAATAGTAAGTGATCACGGTGGGTCCATCAGTGAACGGTAGCAGATTCAGGACTCGTGGCCCATATGATTAAAGAACAGACACACTGCAATGACGTGGTCGTCCTACGTGTAACTTTCTTTGTCTCTCTATTGGTCGAACGTCGTAGCACGGTTTATAACCCGTCGATCAAATTCTATCTGACAGTGAAACACAACTTAAATGACCTAAAACCCCCTTTCACTAATCATATATAagataaacatgaacaaggaTATCTTTGCCATAAAAGAAGATATGACAGTATACAGACAGAGCTAATTTTTCTCCTCAGATCTTTATTTTAGTATCGTCCTTCATTTCTCTGCAGCTaaaaaaaaccagagagagattTCAGGGTTCGAGCTTTATCTGAAAACACAGGGGGAAAAGtaaattagggttagggttatCGTGGTTGAATTGAAAATTTGAGAAATATGGCGCAAGCAGTTGAAGAATGGTACAAGCAGATGCCCATTATCACTAGATCGTATCTAACAGCAGCCATTATCACCACAATTGGATGTTCTCTCGAGGTTcggtttcttcttttcttatgaataaCAAGATTGTTTGTGTTTGATTCTCTTGTAAGCGCTCGAATCGGTGTTTCACGAATTCTAGGGTTTGGTTTTTTTCGGTTTTTCCATGAATCGTGTTTTTGTGTATATTATTTGGCTATCTTAATGAGTTTGTATCTGAAATTATTGTTGTTTTCAGCTGAATTGTTTGCTGTTGTAAATTTTGATTGGTTTTGTAAACTTATAGGTTTTCTAGCTGGTGAGCTAACCTCGTAGTTTTCAGATAGACATGGTGTGATTTGTTTTTCTTCGTTATTCTTTGGTGCAATTTATGTCTAGTCTGCGTATGAATACCTTTCGCATCAGTGTTGGTTAATAAATTTACCTTCAATCTTATACTTGCAGATAATATCTCCTTATCATTTGTATTTGAATCCAAGGCTAGTGGTTCGGCAGTATGAATTCTGGCGTCTCATCACTAACTTTTTGTACTTCCGAAAGATGGGTAAGTTTTGCACATATTCTGATTTGATGGATGAGATCATGTGGGTGATTTCAGGTTCTTTAGCTCACAGTTTTTTTACTGCCAGTTTGCTATAATAGATTTCTGAAAGTCCCGATGGGACTCCTACAAACATTACCATGAAAATCTCAAGCATTTGAATGAAATATTCTGTGTTAGGAGTTGGTGTTGCAATAGGGTTTTGGAGCAGTTATATTAGGAAGGAGGTCAGCAACCGATTTGCAGTAGCTGAATGTACCACTTTATTGAGTGTTCTGTCTTACTGTACATATGTTTGAGAGTCTAACTTTGTTAGTAACAACTTGCACCTATTGGAGAATTGGAGGAAAAACTCTGTTTAGGTCGCCCGGATAATGTACTACCAAAAGTTTTGAGGAATGTAGATCAGATGGCGATAAAAATTAGATGTTAATAGAATCTGAAGTCATTTCCCCTTTTTAGCTAGAAGATGTTAAAAATGCATGGATTTAGGCACTGGTTAGTTGGTTGACGCGGATCTTGACCGAACCACCTAAAACTGATACTGTTTTGTAGTCTTTTGACATCTAAATAATAAGTTAAGCATCAGGAAATTACACTTATGCAAGCAAATGTTTGTGGTTGTCTATTGAAAGATGTAATGCCAGTTTTACTGCACAACTCTATATATTGCAGACTTCCAGTAGCATATAAAAGCATGATGTCAATCGGTCATCTTCATTTCTAAACAGAAACGCATGGCAGTGTCCATCTTATCTCTATTTTCAGTGGAACAGCTCCGTGACTGCGTCCTCTTTTCCTTTAGGTTATGTTGCCTGGTTGTCTACATCTGAATATTTTGCTAGTGTTGCCATTAGACTTCGACTTTCTTTTGTATTCAACTTCCTGAGCCATGGGTACTTGACTTTAGGGAAAAACGATTATCACCAACTacagttttttgttttttcatacCCTTGCAGCGGGGGGTTTATTGGCTCTCACTTACCTCTTCGCCCAGTCCCTTAACGATTCCTTACAAATAATGTTCTAATATCTGCTGTAATAGTTCTGGTGTGTACTCTTTTCCCTGTTTCATCAACATTGAAGTTTTTGGGGGTTTATCTTAAGCACTAAGAAGGTTTGTGTCTAATTTAAATATGTATTTATTCTCGGTGGTGCATTATATCTCTTCATGCATATTACTTTGTGTTTTGACATTCAAGAAAATCTTCCGTGAAATTTTTACCCAAATTTGTCATCTGCTGCTTTTTGCAGACTTGGACTTCTTATTTCACATGTTCTTCCTTGCACGTTACTGCAAGCTCCTTGAAGAGAATTCTTTCAGAGGAAGAACCGCTGACTTTTTCTACATGCTCTTATTTGGTGCTACTGTTTTAACCGGGATCGTACTTGTTGGAGGAATGATTCCTTATGTTTCAGAATCTTTTGCTAAAATATTCTTCCTTAGCAATTCGTTAACCTTTATGATGGTCAGTGTTCAATTTAATTTTCTGGACTATTTTTCATTTATGCGTGGACTGTTTTTCTGGACTGTTAACCTTTATAGATACCCTAATTTCTGCTGCATTATGTGTTACAGGTTTATGTGTGGAGCAAGCAGAACCCCTTTATCCATATGAGCTTCTTGGGTTTATTTACTTTCACTGCAGCTTATTTACCATGGGTGAGTAAGCTCTAAGGGAGCCATTTCTTATTGGGCATCTATTGATCCTTAACAATTTTCTTTCATGTTCTTATATCTTTGAAATCTCTTAGTAAACTTGATTATTACCCTAGAAGTGAGTTTCTGATATTCTATTATTCAGCACAATGTTAAGAGATCATATGCCTCACACAGAAAGAAACAGATGAAAATGTGGACTAAAAGTCACAGAGGAGTGCTTTCATTTTTTAATCCGAGGTGAAGGTTTGTTGTGCCTTCAAAGGCTCAACTCATGCGAGACTTGTCCTATagtgaaaccaaagattttaatttaAGTACTTCACTTAAGTCGACCTACCACCTGCCATTTTGATGTAATAGACATATACACATTTAACACGAATGCACTGATTTGTGATAGCTCGGGAGCCTAGTTCATGTTCTCTTGTGTGGTTATACATTAATCAACTCAGGTATGCAGTGTGTGTCTCATTTGCTTAGCTcacattttgattttgtttggttTACCTCAGGTTCTTCTTGGATTTTCTGTACTTGTTGGTACAAGTGCTTGGGTGGATCTGCTGGTATGTTTTCGCAGTTACAAAATGCATGcactaaaagataaaattgaatatGTATTGTGAATTTCAACTCTTATGTAAATATTTCTGATGAAAAAAACGATCGGATTGGAATATACATTATGTTCGACCGATGTCTACCGTGTTGTGGAATAGGCTGATGATAAAATAATCACTAGTACGATTAATATCGTTCTACGCTTGTTCTGTTGCATAACAAAGTTTATTGTATTTCAGGGAATGATAGCAGGTCATGCATACTACTTCCTGGAAGATGTGTATCCTCGGATGACTGGTCGTCGCCCTCTTAAGACTCCTTCATTTATCAAATCACTATTTGCAGATGAGAATGTCGTGGTTGCCAGGCCTGCAAATGTGAGATTTGCTCCCCCGCCTGTAGACGAAGTTCATCAAGATTAAGCCAAAACCAAGCAAAGTAGAATACTAAATTTTTTGTG
Above is a genomic segment from Papaver somniferum cultivar HN1 chromosome 10, ASM357369v1, whole genome shotgun sequence containing:
- the LOC113318378 gene encoding derlin-2.2, whose product is MAQAVEEWYKQMPIITRSYLTAAIITTIGCSLEIISPYHLYLNPRLVVRQYEFWRLITNFLYFRKMDLDFLFHMFFLARYCKLLEENSFRGRTADFFYMLLFGATVLTGIVLVGGMIPYVSESFAKIFFLSNSLTFMMVYVWSKQNPFIHMSFLGLFTFTAAYLPWVLLGFSVLVGTSAWVDLLGMIAGHAYYFLEDVYPRMTGRRPLKTPSFIKSLFADENVVVARPANVRFAPPPVDEVHQD